The following proteins are encoded in a genomic region of Actinomadura sp. NAK00032:
- a CDS encoding acetolactate synthase large subunit — translation MAGARADQASRPARLPSTASRRRGFFVARRAKTHSPRNRRIMTTEQMTGAQALVRALENVGVDTVFGIPGGAILPAYDPLFDSKKLRHVLVRHEQGAGHAAQGYAMVTGKVGVCMATSGPGATNLVTAISDAYMDSVPIVAITGQVASSLIGTDGFQEADIAGITMPITKHNFLVTKASDIGRTIAEAFHIAGTGRPGPVLVDIAKDALQATVAFEWPVALQLPGYRPVTRPHSKQVREAARLIVNAERPVLYVGGGVLKAGASAELKVLAELTGAPVVTTLMAKGALPDSHPLHMGMPGMHGAVGAVGALQRSDLLVTLGARFDDRVTGKLDGFAPHAKVVHADIDPAEISKNRHADVPIVGDAREVIADLVVAVQNEHEQGHKGDYTDWWRQLNAWRETYPLGYDTPDDGSLSPQYVIERIGAIAGPDAYYVAGVGQHQMWAAQFIKYERPGAFLNSGGAGTMGYAVPAAMGAKAGAPGTTVWAIDGDGCFQMTNQELATCAIEGIPVKIAIINNGNLGMVRQWQTLFYNERYSNTGLKPQAEHAEKRIPDFVKLAEAYGCVGLRCDKAADVDEVIAKAMEINDAPVVIDFVVHEDAMVWPMVAAGTTNDDIKIARDMAPEWENGD, via the coding sequence TTGGCCGGCGCGCGGGCTGACCAAGCTTCTCGTCCTGCGCGCCTCCCCTCGACCGCTTCACGGCGGCGGGGGTTTTTTGTTGCCCGGCGAGCCAAGACTCACTCCCCAAGGAACCGCAGAATCATGACGACCGAACAGATGACGGGAGCCCAGGCGCTGGTCCGCGCCCTGGAGAACGTCGGCGTCGACACCGTGTTCGGCATTCCGGGTGGCGCGATCCTCCCGGCGTACGACCCGCTGTTCGACTCCAAGAAGCTGCGCCACGTCCTCGTCCGGCACGAGCAGGGCGCCGGACACGCCGCCCAGGGCTACGCGATGGTGACCGGCAAGGTGGGCGTCTGCATGGCCACCAGCGGCCCCGGCGCGACCAACCTCGTCACGGCGATCTCCGACGCCTACATGGACTCGGTGCCGATCGTGGCGATCACCGGCCAGGTCGCGTCCTCCCTCATCGGGACGGACGGCTTCCAGGAGGCCGACATCGCCGGCATCACGATGCCGATCACCAAGCACAACTTCCTGGTGACCAAGGCGTCGGACATCGGCCGGACGATCGCCGAGGCGTTCCACATCGCGGGCACCGGCCGGCCGGGACCGGTCCTGGTCGACATCGCCAAGGACGCGCTCCAGGCCACCGTCGCCTTCGAGTGGCCGGTCGCGCTCCAGCTGCCCGGCTACCGGCCCGTCACCCGGCCGCACTCCAAGCAGGTCCGCGAGGCGGCGCGGCTCATCGTCAACGCCGAGCGCCCGGTGCTGTACGTCGGCGGCGGCGTGCTGAAGGCCGGCGCGTCCGCCGAGCTGAAGGTGCTCGCCGAGCTGACCGGCGCGCCCGTCGTCACCACGCTGATGGCCAAGGGCGCGCTGCCCGACAGCCACCCGCTGCACATGGGCATGCCCGGCATGCACGGCGCGGTCGGCGCGGTCGGCGCGCTGCAGCGCTCCGACCTGCTGGTCACCCTCGGCGCCCGGTTCGACGACCGGGTCACCGGCAAGCTGGACGGGTTCGCGCCGCACGCCAAGGTCGTGCACGCCGACATCGACCCGGCGGAGATCTCCAAGAACCGGCACGCCGACGTCCCGATCGTCGGCGACGCCCGCGAGGTCATCGCCGATCTGGTCGTCGCCGTGCAGAACGAGCACGAGCAGGGCCACAAGGGCGACTACACCGACTGGTGGCGGCAGCTGAACGCCTGGCGGGAGACCTACCCGCTGGGCTACGACACGCCGGACGACGGCTCGCTGTCCCCCCAGTACGTCATCGAGCGGATCGGGGCGATCGCCGGGCCGGACGCCTACTACGTCGCGGGCGTCGGCCAGCACCAGATGTGGGCCGCGCAGTTCATCAAGTACGAGCGGCCGGGCGCGTTCCTGAACTCCGGCGGCGCCGGGACGATGGGCTACGCCGTCCCGGCGGCGATGGGCGCCAAGGCGGGCGCGCCCGGCACGACGGTCTGGGCGATCGACGGCGACGGCTGCTTCCAGATGACCAACCAGGAGCTCGCGACCTGCGCGATCGAGGGCATCCCGGTGAAGATCGCGATCATCAACAACGGCAACCTCGGCATGGTCCGGCAGTGGCAGACGCTCTTCTACAACGAGCGCTACTCCAACACCGGCCTCAAGCCGCAGGCCGAGCACGCCGAGAAGCGGATCCCCGACTTCGTCAAGCTCGCCGAGGCGTACGGTTGTGTCGGCCTGCGCTGCGACAAGGCTGCGGACGTCGACGAGGTCATCGCCAAGGCCATGGAGATCAACGACGCCCCCGTCGTGATCGACTTCGTCGTGCACGAGGACGCCATGGTCTGGCCGATGGTCGCGGCCGGCACCACCAACGACGACATCAAGATCGCGCGGGACATGGCGCCCGAGTGGGAGAACGGAGACTGA